Part of the Prosthecobacter debontii genome is shown below.
CTTTGGCGGTGACCTTTGAGAACGCTACGCTGATGGCTGCATCTAGTTGCTCCGGTGTGCGGGCCTCCAGGCTGCGCAGCGAGTTCTTGATCTTGCTCCACATCTTCTCAATCGGGTTGAGGTCCGGCGAGTAAGCTGGAAGGAAGCGC
Proteins encoded:
- a CDS encoding transposase → RFLPAYSPDLNPIEKMWSKIKNSLRSLEARTPEQLDAAISVAFSKVTAKDAMGWFASCGYSII